In Phyllopteryx taeniolatus isolate TA_2022b chromosome 6, UOR_Ptae_1.2, whole genome shotgun sequence, one genomic interval encodes:
- the arid1aa gene encoding AT-rich interactive domain-containing protein 1A isoform X3: MAAQVASAATLNTSPPSELKKPDREPKEDTVPGEKQSDKKRPGLDAESPGRGDLQDGADAGNAGGGGEPEMKNGNGNPPRANNNNQNDTVGPEGNNHPGMVHLHNPAFPPPSYGYSQHYSRAPFHQHGGQQSPGMAAAAGPAVQPSNIMDPYLPNSHDFSNHQFNNYSPFPNRTPYPGQAYAVNSPRSSQAPTAGGQPAKQQAPTGGPTTMAGSYNNQRYSIGNPQPTSTPTLNKLLTSPSSTRAYSNYPSGDYTSQEGASKGAADMGASGQYGGSNPATWQQRSHHPSPMSPGSAGQPLARSQPPGSMDPMAKMRGQPYGASSPYSQQSQQGPPTGQQGTGYPGQGYGAAGPQRYPVGMQGRTPGGMSGMPYGPQIGSYGQQGPGGYASQGQGPYYGQAGQGPHPSQHQTPYSQPQPGQPGGQAPYPGQPHQPPTSAPHAQGGAPYQQPHIPPQSQVPPQGPAQSQPPYSQASAPQPGQSPYQQQGQGSQTPQQPSSQAPPGSQTNYPASTQAPQQPPSQQQQQSQTPQHPQGQSGAYPQNPQQQQAQQSPYQRFPPPQQQELPQESFQSNAPQSSQQKGGPEDSQGRPSSLPVSHDLSGSIDDLPTGTDGALSPGVSTPGVSSSQGEQSNPAQSPFSPHTSPHLPGIRGPSPSPAGSPASASTPRTGPLSPANMPGNQMPPRPSSVQSDGSLHPGMCQSPLAPDRGFMQRNAQMPPYGSPQSASALSPRQSSGGQMHPGMGPYQQNNSMGGYGQQGGQYGPQGYPRQPGYGNMPNANFPGTGMGPMTGQGGGQPYAGMPPGRMPLNQMGARPYGPSMGPNMGPNMGNMPSQVSSAMCPPPGMNRKHQDPAAMQHPASNSLHNRMSGYPNMPPGMMGSGSPYGPPMNNMPGIMNTQSGPPYSMGPNMANNSSGMAPSPEMNNKMNNKVDGSGTPKSEPKSKKSNSSTTTSEVITRLYELGPEPERKMWVDRYLAFIEEKAMGMTNLPAVGRKPLDLFRLYISVKDIGGMTQVNKNKKWRELATSLNVGTSSSAASSLKKQYIQCLYAFECKIERGEDPPPEIITDTKKNQTAKVQPPSPAGSGSLQGPQTPQSTSSSMAEGGDLKPPTPASTPHTQMPPMPPGSRSSVNLQDPFSEGSDPAYPRKNMTPNSAYQSSMSTPDMQGRIGPYEPNKDPFSNMRKVGEQFLPGNQGPNSGVGDQQQQPPQQQQQQPPFNRGPPGAMGTVPLGPRQQYPYGPGYDRRSEPGMGPEGNMGSGSPQPNSMMPANADTGMYSPNRFPPQQPRHDSYGNQYPGQGTPPTGSYPNQQPGMYPHQQQGYKRPVEGGYPPSKRHESEYSGPFPGGQPPPQPQQQQQGGGPAPSSGQQEPYNQYSGSGPYPGSDRRPPGPGSQFPFPFGRERLQGATAPNAQPSMPPQMMQSGPEGPQGGMWQGPRDMNYQNYHGRQGGPGGPPQGPGYPGINRSEEMMSSEQRMNHDGQWGGQMGPRQPPYGPAGPGQPMPRSVQSNYQPPQAVQNHIPQVSSPASMPRPLESRTSPSKSPYMHGVMKMQKAGPPVPASHIVPSAAQSPLIRRDMPFPMGSVEASHPVLKPRRRLTMKDIGTPEAWRVMMSLKSGLLAESTWALDTINVLLYDDGSISTFDLNMLPGLLELVVEYFRRCLIEIFGILREYEVGDPGQRTLLDPDALKELVDGVEEEEPHTDDVDLEDDDVDEEEQDTERPPHIKQEDEHKECSDSQDGDEKVGEEDVHCKGSSSDQTDALPSAAQDRPKQGSKFDKFPLKVIRKRDPFVAAHTNNHGKLQEFDSGLLHWSAGGGDSTEHIQTHFEPRKDFLECRQRIPVPHSVLKRRIREDFIDYSLPTEEEKKNDGDVGSKETSSSGKATVSADSPALANEEENKSESKTAEQSHQENYRPIPSVVSVLTHKVNAILEDEPHSKDEGPLVSLANWQDSLARRCVCISNIIRSLSFVPGNDHEMSKHPGLLLLLGRLILLHHRHPERKQAPLTYEKDEDTEEGTGQRDEWWWDCLELLRENTLVTLANISGQLDLSVYPESICLPLLDGLLHWTVCPSAEAQDPFPTLGPHSALSPQRLVLETLSKLSIQDNNVDLILATPPFGRLEKLYGNLVRLVGERRVAVCREMAVVLLANLAQGDTMAARAIAVQKGSVGNLLGFLEDSLAATQFQQSQSSFVHLQGMHFEPTSPDMMRRAARALHALAKVDENHSEFTLHESRLLDLSVSPLMNSLVSHVICDVLFLIGQS; this comes from the exons ATGGCCGCTCAGGTCGCCAGCGCCGCCACACTGAACACAAGCCCGCCTTCCGAGCTCAAAAAGCCGGATCGAGAGCCCAAGGAGGACACTGTACCGGGGGAGAAGCAGTCCGACAAGAAGCGGCCCGGGTTGGACGCCGAATCGCCGGGCAGGGGGGATCTGCAGGACGGCGCCGACGCTGGAaatgcaggaggaggaggggagccAGAGATGAAGAACGGCAATGGGAACCCGCCCAGAGCTAACAATAATAACCAGAATGACACCGTTGGGCCGGAGGGAAACAACCACCCGGGTATGGTGCACCTCCACAACCCCGCTTTCCCTCCACCGTCGTACGGATACAGTCAGCACTACAGTCGGGCCCCTTTTCATCAACATGGCGGACAACAAAGCCCTGGCATGGCAGCTGCTGCGGGTCCGGCCGTTCAGCCCAGCAACATCATGGACCCTTACCTTCCCAATTCGCATGATTTTTCCAACCACCAGTTTAACAATTACAGCCCGTTCCCGAACAGGACTCCGTACCCGGGCCAAGCGTACGCCGTGAACTCTCCTCGCAGTAGCCAGGCGCCGACAGCTGGGGGGCAGCCAGCTAAGCAGCAAGCACCAACGGGAGGACCCACCACCATGGCCGGATCTTACAATAACCAGAGATATAGCATAGGAAACCCCCAGCCCACATCCACGCCGACGCTCAATAAGCTCCTCACGTCCCCGAGCTCCACGCGGGCATATTCCAACTACCCGTCCGGCGACTACACTAGCCAAGAGGGAGCTAGCAAGGGAGCAGCAGACATGGGCGCTAGCGGTCAGTATGGAGGCAGCAATCCGGCGACTTGGCAACAAAGAAGCCATCACCCGTCGCCTATGAGCCCGGGAAGCGCCGGTCAGCCGCTAGCTAGAAGCCAG CCGCCTGGTTCCATGGACCCAATGGCGAAAATGAGAGGGCAACCATACGGTGCCAGTAGCCCCTACAGTCAACAGTCACAGCAAGGACCTCCCACAGGGCAGCAGGGCACTGGATATCCTGGCCAGGGCTATGGCGCCGCTGGCCCTCAACGATACCCAGTTGGCATGCAAGGACGAACTCCCGGAGGCATGAGTGGCATGCCTTATGGTCCACAG ATTGGGTCCTACGGACAGCAGGGACCAGGAGGATATGCTTCACAGGGCCAGGGTCCATATTACGGTCAGGCTGGTCAGGGTCCCCACCCAAGCCAGCATCAAACACCCTACTCTCAGCCCCAACCTGGACAACCGGGAGGTCAAGCACCTTACCCGGGGCAACCCCACCAGCCACCAACGTCAGCACCACACGCCCAAGGAGGAGCCCCTTATCAGCAGCCTCATATTCCCCCACAATCCCAGGTTCCACCTCAAGGCCCCGCACAGTCTCAGCCACCGTATTCCCAAGCATCGGCCCCGCAGCCTGGCCAGTCCCCGTACCAGCAGCAAGGACAAGGCAGCCAGACTCCCCAGCAGCCAAGTTCCCAGGCTCCCCCAGGATCACAGACCAACTATCCGGCATCCACGCAGGCACCTCAGCAGCCCCCCtcgcagcaacaacaacagtcaCAGACACCCCAGCACCCACAGGGCCAGTCTGGAGCATACCCACAGAACCCTCAGCAGCAGCAAGCACAACAGTCACCTTATCAACGCTTTCCTCCTCCACAACAACAG gagcTACCCCAAGAGTCATTTCAGTCCAATGCGCCACAATCTTCGCAGCAAAAAGGTGGTCCAGAGGACAGTCAGGGGCGTCCGTCCAGCCTTCCGGTCAGTCAT GACCTGTCGGGGTCCATTGACGACCTGCCTACTGGTACAGATGGTGCCCTCAGTCCCGGAGTGAGCACACCGGGTGTTTCAAGCAGCCAGGGAGAACAGAGCAACCCGGCTCAATCGCCCTTCTCACCTCATACGTCTCCCCACCTGCCGGGCATCCGAGGACCATCGCCTTCCCCGGCCGGCTCCCCAGCCAGTGCCAGTACGCCTCGCACTGGACCACTGTCACCTGCCAACATGCCAG GCAACCAGATGCCTCCAAGGCCATCAAGTGTGCAGTCAGATGGTAGCCTTCACCCTGGCATGTGCCAGTCTCCACTGGCCCCGGACCGAG GGTTTATGCAGCGAAACGCTCAGATGCCCCCTTATGGCTCCCCACAGTCGGCCTCTGCATTGTCGCCACGACAGTCCTCAGGGGGACAGATGCATCCTGGGATGGGTCCATATCAACAAAATAACTCCATGGGGGGATATGGACAACAGGGGGGACAATATGGGCCCCAGG GATATCCTCGCCAACCCGGCTATGGTAACATGCCCAATGCCAACTTCCCTGGGACGGGCATGGGGCCAATGACAGGACAAGGTGGGGGACAACCGTACGCTGGCATGCCCCCAGGAAGGATGCCACTAAATCAAATGGGAGCACGTCCTTACGGCCCCAGCATGGGTCCCAACATGGGCCCTAACATGGGCAACATGCCATCCCAGGTTAGCTCAGCGATGTGCCCCCCTCCAGGCATGAACAGAAAACACCAGGATCCTGCAGCCATGCAGCACCCTGCCTCAAACTCATTGCACAACAG GATGTCTGGTTATCCGAACATGCCTCCAGGCATGATGGGCTCTGGCTCTCCTTATGGTCCTCCTATGAACAACATGCCTGGAATAATGAACACCCAAAGTGGACCCCCCTATTCCATGGGGCCAAACATGGCCAACAACTCTAGTG GTATGGCTCCCAGTCCAGAGATGAACAATAAGATGAATAACAAAGTAGATGGCAGTGGAACACCCAAGTCAGAGCCCAAATCAAAG AAATCCAACTCCTCTACGACAACCAGTGAAGTTATAACGCGTCTGTATGAGTTAGGACCTGAACCTGAAAGAAAGATGTGGGTGGATCGTTATTTAGCTTTTATTGAGGAGAAAGCCATGGGCATGACCAACTTGCCTGCTGTGGGACGCAAACCGCTTGACCTCTTCCGGCTGTATATATCAGTCAAAGATATCGGAGGCATGACACAG gtgaataaaaacaagaaatggCGAGAATTGGCCACTTCCCTGAATGTGGGTACTTCTAGCAGTGCTGCCAGTTCTTTGAAAAAACAGTACATCCAGTGTTTGTACGCCTTTGAGTGTAAAATTGAGCGTGGCGAAGACCCTCCTCCTGAGATTATTACGGATACCAAGAAGAACCAAACCGCAAAGGTCCAGCCCCCCTCGCCAG CTGGGTCAGGCTCTCTTCAGGGCCCGCAGACTCCCCAGTCGACCAGCAGCTCCATGGCTGAGGGTGGAGACTTAAAACCTCCCACCCCAGCCTCCACTCCTCATACCCAGATGCCCCCCATGCCACCTGGTTCCAG AAGCAGTGTTAATCTGCAGGACCCCTTTTCTGAAGGAAGCGACCCTGCTTACCCGCGCAAAAACATGACACCCAACTCTGCCTATCAGTCCAGCATGAGCACCCCAGACATGCAAGGGCGCATTGGCCCCTATGAACCTAACAAAGACCCCTTTAGCAACATGAGAAAAG TCGGGGAGCAGTTTCTTCCTGGTAACCAGGGCCCTAACAGCGGGGTGGGCGACCAGCAGCAGCAACCgccacaacagcagcagcagcagccaccATTCAACCGAGGACCACCCGGGGCCATGGGCACGGTGCCATTGGGGCCCAGACAACAGTATCCTTATGGACCAGGCTATGACAGGAG ATCTGAGCCAGGGATGGGTCCAGAAGGGAACATGGGATCTGGTTCTCCTCAGCCAAACTCCATGATGCCTGCCAATGCCGACACTGGGATGTATTCGCCAAATCGCTTCCCACCACAGCAACCACG ACATGATTCCTATGGTAATCAGTATCCTGGACAGGGAACGCCACCTACTGGCTCCTACCCCAATCAGCAGCCTGGAATGTATCCACATCAACAGCAG GGCTACAAGCGTCCTGTGGAAGGAGGTTACCCTCCTTCAAAACGTCACGAGTCTGAGTACAGTGGGCCTTTCCCAGGGGGACAACCACCACCACAAccacagcagcaacagcaagGCGGCGGCCCCGCGCCCTCTTCGGGACAGCAAGAGCCGTACAATCAATACAGCGGCAGTGGACCTTACCCGGGCTCTGACCGCCGCCCCCCCGGCCCAGGCAGTCAGTTCCCGTTTCCCTTTGGCCGTGAACGGTTGCAGGGAGCGACCGCTCCCAATGCTCAGCCCTCCATGCCCCCTCAGATGATGCAGTCAGGCCCAGAAGGCCCTCAAGGAGGCATGTGGCAAGGACCACGAGACATGAACTACCAGAACTACCATGGCAGGCAGGGTGGCCCTGGGGGCCCGCCCCAGGGACCGGGTTACCCTGGCATAAACCGCTCTGAAGAGATGATGTCATCAGAACAGCGCATGAATCACGACGGCCAGTGGGGCGGTCAGATGGGCCCGCGGCAGCCTCCCTATGGTCCCGCAGGGCCGGGTCAACCGATGCCTCGTTCTGTGCAGTCCAACTACCAGCCCCCTCAGGCCGTGCAGAACCACATTCCACAAGTATCCAGCCCAGCCTCCATGCCTCGCCCTTTGGAGAGTAGGACTTCGCCAAGTAAATCCCCTTATATGCACGGAGTGATGAAAATGCAAAAGGCCGGCCCTCCTGTGCCTGCGTCACACATAGTGCCCTCTGCAGCGCAGTCGCCTTTAATAAGACGAGACATGCCTTTCCCCATGGGCTCTGTCGAAGCTTCCCATCCTGTCCTGAAACCACGTCGCAGACTCACCATGAAAGATATCG GAACTCCAGAAGCCTGGAGAGTCATGATGTCATTAAAGTCCGGTCTATTAGCTGAAAGTACCTGGGCTTTAGATACAATCAACGTTCTCCTCTATGATGATGGAAGTATTTCAACCTTTGATCTGAATATG TTGCCTGGGCTACTAGAGTTGGTGGTTGAGTATTTCAGACGTTGCCTCATTGAGATCTTCGGCATTCTGCGGGAATATGAGGTGGGGGACCCTGGCCAGAGGACGTTACTTGATCCTGATGCCTTGAAAGAACTCGTGGATGGCGTAGAAGAAGAGGAACCACATACGGATGACGTGGATCTGGAAGATGATGATGTGGATGAGGAGGAACAAGACACAGAACGGCCACCTCATATAAAACAGGAGGACGAGCATAAGGAATGTTCGGATTCACAGGACGGCGATGAGAAAGTCGGGGAGGAGGATGTACACTGCAAGGGATCTTCATCTGACCAAACTGATGCCTTGCCTTCAGCAGCCCAGGACAGACCCAAGCAGGGAAGCAAGTTTGACAAGTTTCCTCTAAAGGTGATACGAAAGAGAGACCCATTTGTTGCTGCACATACCAACAATCATGGCAAACTACAAGAGTTTGACAGTGGATTACTTCACTGGAGTGCAGGAGGTGGAGACTCAACAGAGCACATCCAGACACACTTTGAACCTCGTAAAGACTTCTTAGAATGCCGACAACGAATACCTGTGCCCCACAGTGTGCTGAAAAGGCGAATCAGAGAAGATTTCATCGATTACAGTTTGCCAACAGAAGAGGAGAAAAAGAATGACGGTGATGTTGGGTCCAAGGAGACATCCTCCTCAGGGAAAGCGACCGTCTCAGCGGACAGCCCCGCCCTTGCTAATGAGGAGGAGAACAAATCCGAGTCAAAAACGGCTGAGCAAAGTCACCAGGAAAATTACAGACCCATTCCTTCTGTTGTTAGTGTTTTAACGCATAAGGTCAACGCCATCCTGGAGGATGAGCCTCACAGTAAAGATGAGGGGCCACTCGTCTCACTAGCAAATTGGCAGGATTCCTTAGCTCGCCGCTGCGTTTGCATCTCTAATATTATCCGCAGCCTCTCCTTTGTTCCAGGAAACGACCATGAGATGTCCAAACATCCAGGGCTGCTTCTACTACTGGGTCGCCTCATCCTGCTCCACCACCGGCACCCCGAACGCAAACAGGCCCCGCTCACCTACGAGAAAGATGAGGACACAGAAGAGGGTACGGGCCAGAGGGATGAATGGTGGTGGGACTGCTTGGAGCTCCTGAGGGAAAACACGCTGGTCACATTGGCAAACATCTCAGGCCAACTCGACCTATCCGTCTACCCTGAGAGCATCTGCCTCCCTCTGTTGGACGGTCTTCTCCACTGGACAGTATGCCCTTCTGCGGAAGCCCAGGACCCCTTCCCTACCTTGGGCCCACACAGTGCTTTGTCCCCTCAGAGACTGGTCCTGGAGACGCTGAGCAAGCTAAGCATCCAAGACAACAACGTGGACCTCATCCTGGCCACCCCGCCGTTCGGTCGATTGGAGAAGCTGTACGGGAATCTCGTGCGACTTGTTGGAGAGAGGAGGGTGGCTGTCTGCAGGGAGATGGCTGTGGTTCTACTAGCCAACCTGGCGCAGGGCGATACCATGGCAGCCCGGGCCATCGCCGTTCAGAAGGGCAGTGTGGGCAACTTGCTGGGCTTTCTGGAGGACAGTCTGGCAGCCACCCAGTTCCAGCAGAGCCAGAGTTCTTTTGTACACCTACAGGGGATGCACTTTGAGCCCACCAGCCCGGACATGATGAGGCGAGCTGCCCGGGCACTGCACGCGTTAGCTAAGGTGGATGAGAACCACTCAGAGTTCACATTACATGAGTCCCGGCTCCTTGACCTTTCGGTGTCTCCCCTCATGAACTCGCTGGTCTCTCATGTTATCTGTGATGTACTCTTTTTGATTGGCCAGTCCTGA